In one window of Roseofilum reptotaenium CS-1145 DNA:
- the ltaE gene encoding low-specificity L-threonine aldolase, whose amino-acid sequence MMIDLRSDTVTQPTPEMRQAIANAQVGDDVLGDDPTVQALESYVAELLGKEAAVFMPSGTMTNQVALRAHTEPGDEVIFDANAHLYYYEGGAPAALSGVMCRLINGDRGIFTADDLKAVLRPIDDHFPRTKLVCLENTHNRGGGHIYPLEDIKAIAHVCQEQGLQLHLDGARLWNACIATGISEGDYARSFDSVSVCFSKGLGAPVGSALVGSNEFIARSRRFRKMFGGAMRQAGILAAGALYALKHHRERLQDDHDNARLLAESLQTVPGIEINPAAIQTNIIQFKTLSIPASMLVEKLREKGVLVLATGTYSIRAVTHLMVSREQIQQVPDIVKDVLVAG is encoded by the coding sequence ATGATGATTGACTTAAGAAGCGATACAGTAACCCAGCCCACACCTGAAATGCGACAGGCGATCGCCAATGCCCAGGTGGGTGATGATGTGTTGGGTGACGATCCAACAGTGCAAGCCCTAGAATCTTACGTGGCAGAGTTACTCGGTAAAGAGGCGGCTGTCTTCATGCCTTCAGGTACAATGACTAACCAGGTGGCTCTGCGCGCCCATACAGAACCGGGTGATGAAGTCATTTTTGATGCAAATGCCCACCTCTATTATTACGAAGGAGGTGCGCCAGCAGCACTCTCAGGCGTGATGTGTCGTCTGATTAATGGCGATCGCGGTATATTTACCGCCGACGATCTCAAGGCAGTACTGCGTCCCATTGACGATCATTTTCCCAGAACGAAACTGGTTTGCCTGGAAAATACTCACAATCGAGGGGGCGGACATATTTATCCTCTTGAAGATATTAAGGCGATCGCCCATGTATGCCAAGAGCAGGGATTGCAATTACATCTCGATGGCGCACGATTGTGGAATGCCTGCATTGCTACGGGCATTTCTGAAGGAGATTATGCTCGCTCATTTGATTCCGTCAGTGTCTGCTTTTCTAAAGGATTAGGCGCACCTGTGGGTTCAGCTCTGGTAGGTTCTAACGAATTTATTGCGCGATCGCGGCGGTTTCGCAAGATGTTTGGCGGAGCCATGCGTCAGGCTGGTATTCTCGCCGCTGGAGCCTTGTATGCCCTCAAACATCATCGAGAGCGATTACAAGACGATCACGACAATGCTCGCCTCCTCGCCGAGAGCCTACAAACCGTTCCGGGTATTGAGATTAATCCAGCAGCAATTCAAACTAATATCATACAATTCAAAACCCTATCGATTCCGGCTTCAATGCTCGTTGAAAAGCTCAGAGAGAAAGGTGTTTTGGTACTGGCTACTGGAACCTATTCCATTAGAGCTGTCACCCATTTGATGGTGAGCCGAGAACAGATTCAACAGGTTCCAGACATCGTTAAAGATGTTCTAGTCGCTGGCTAA